In Aphanothece sacrum FPU1, a single genomic region encodes these proteins:
- a CDS encoding lysophospholipid acyltransferase family protein gives MTLGDFREREPITNLLLYHLFRDFVIVPPFYTYFKGRVYDSKKVPQTKPHIVVSNHASYFDPLIISHSVGRPVAYMAKEELFDIPLLKQWMMLYGAYPVKRETGDRGAIRAAINALQNGWMVGIFLEGTRTPDARISYPKLGAAMIAAKAQVPLLPMSLWGTEKILQSSSVPKSVPLTVRFGELIDPPTSSKRKELESVTQKCATIINSLHDLGR, from the coding sequence ATGACTCTTGGGGATTTTCGAGAAAGAGAACCAATTACTAACTTACTTCTTTACCATCTTTTCAGGGATTTTGTCATTGTCCCCCCCTTCTATACTTATTTTAAAGGACGGGTTTATGATAGCAAAAAAGTTCCCCAAACCAAACCACACATTGTTGTTAGTAACCACGCTAGTTATTTTGATCCTCTAATTATTTCTCATTCTGTGGGTCGTCCGGTTGCTTATATGGCCAAAGAAGAATTGTTTGATATTCCTTTGCTTAAACAATGGATGATGTTATATGGAGCTTATCCCGTTAAGCGAGAAACAGGCGATCGCGGTGCTATTCGTGCTGCGATCAATGCTTTGCAAAATGGTTGGATGGTAGGCATTTTTTTAGAAGGAACTCGTACTCCTGATGCTCGAATCAGTTATCCTAAACTGGGAGCAGCGATGATTGCTGCTAAAGCGCAAGTACCTTTACTTCCTATGTCTTTATGGGGAACTGAAAAGATTTTACAAAGTTCTTCTGTTCCTAAGTCGGTTCCCCTAACAGTTAGATTTGGAGAATTAATTGATCCTCCTACTTCAAGTAAACGAAAAGAACTCGAAAGTGTTACTCAAAAATGTGCCACCATTATCAATAGTTTACACGATTTAGGACGTTAA
- the ispD gene encoding 2-C-methyl-D-erythritol 4-phosphate cytidylyltransferase encodes MYLLIPAAGLGKRMGSDRNKLLLNLLGKPLLAWTLLAAESSHQIRWIGIIGQSYDFPDFKEILGTISLTKPVVLIQGGDTRQESVYNGLQALPKEAKFVLIHDGARCLATPNLFDSCGEILLTCPGLIAAIPVKDTIKIVNNNNLIEATPNRSQLWAAQTPQGFEVKLLKDCHEKGRELEWEVTDDAALFEKCQLPVKIVAGEETNLKVTTPVDLAIAEFILRQRLGIN; translated from the coding sequence ATGTATTTATTAATTCCTGCTGCGGGACTGGGAAAACGTATGGGGAGCGATCGCAATAAACTTCTCTTAAATTTATTAGGTAAACCCTTATTAGCTTGGACACTTTTGGCCGCTGAATCTTCTCATCAAATTCGTTGGATTGGTATCATTGGACAATCCTATGATTTCCCTGATTTTAAAGAAATTCTAGGGACTATTTCCCTGACTAAACCAGTGGTATTAATTCAAGGGGGAGACACTCGTCAAGAATCGGTTTATAATGGGTTACAAGCACTACCAAAAGAGGCAAAATTCGTTTTAATTCATGATGGAGCAAGATGTTTAGCGACTCCTAATTTATTTGATAGTTGTGGGGAAATTTTATTAACTTGTCCCGGTTTAATTGCAGCTATTCCTGTTAAAGATACAATAAAAATTGTTAATAATAATAATTTAATTGAAGCTACTCCTAATCGTTCTCAATTATGGGCCGCTCAAACCCCGCAAGGGTTTGAGGTCAAATTATTAAAAGATTGTCATGAAAAAGGCCGAGAGTTAGAGTGGGAAGTAACTGATGATGCTGCTCTATTTGAAAAGTGTCAGTTACCAGTCAAAATTGTAGCAGGAGAAGAAACTAATTTAAAAGTAACAACTCCCGTAGATTTAGCGATCGCAGAATTTATTTTACGTCAAAGATTAGGAATAAACTAA
- a CDS encoding nucleotidyltransferase domain-containing protein, with amino-acid sequence MTEKYFVIDVNVFVSAFLFVGSKPRQALDKSQDLGLVLLSNSIFIELIEVINRPKFDRYLSPERKNQLITYMEMLTSPKLNPLLQELHQVLNDLYCDRLVYIILYGSQARGTANQNSDIDIMVVLKGKISSYDEIKRMGEVTTELSLKYDELISIFPISEETYLSQSTPLLKNIRKEGLMI; translated from the coding sequence ATGACTGAAAAATACTTTGTAATTGATGTTAATGTTTTCGTGAGTGCCTTTCTATTTGTTGGTAGTAAACCTCGACAAGCATTAGATAAATCTCAAGATTTAGGTCTAGTTTTACTCTCTAATTCAATATTTATAGAATTAATTGAAGTAATAAACCGTCCTAAATTTGATCGTTATTTATCTCCAGAAAGAAAAAATCAATTAATTACTTATATGGAAATGCTAACTTCACCTAAACTTAACCCATTATTACAAGAATTGCATCAAGTATTAAATGACTTATACTGCGATCGCTTAGTTTATATTATCTTATATGGTTCACAAGCAAGAGGAACAGCAAACCAAAATTCTGATATAGATATTATGGTTGTTCTTAAAGGTAAAATATCGTCCTATGATGAAATTAAGAGAATGGGAGAAGTTACCACAGAATTGAGTTTAAAATATGATGAATTAATTTCTATTTTTCCCATCTCTGAAGAGACATATTTATCTCAATCTACCCCATTATTAAAGAATATTAGAAAAGAAGGTTTAATGATATGA
- a CDS encoding DUF2605 domain-containing protein produces MSNSPIPKQELLKAVLEPLLEDFEYWFTRAHNLLESERILFLSVEEQADLLERVKIREKEVKTAKILFKTMGEKVGIDTSVLIHWHSLVAQCWQVSMKWRSYSENTPPFSGS; encoded by the coding sequence ATGTCTAACTCTCCTATCCCAAAACAAGAACTCCTGAAAGCTGTCCTAGAGCCATTATTAGAGGATTTTGAATACTGGTTTACTCGCGCTCATAATTTATTAGAATCTGAGCGAATCTTATTTTTATCCGTAGAAGAACAGGCGGATTTGCTCGAAAGAGTTAAAATAAGAGAAAAAGAAGTAAAAACAGCTAAAATACTATTTAAGACGATGGGAGAAAAGGTGGGAATTGATACTTCTGTGTTAATTCATTGGCATAGCTTAGTTGCTCAATGTTGGCAAGTGTCGATGAAATGGAGATCATACTCAGAAAATACCCCTCCTTTTTCTGGATCTTAA
- a CDS encoding transaldolase family protein, translating into MLYLDSAIIKEAQTIIPWGWVKGITTNPTLLAKSELSPEDTLKQLAQISPGELYYQLTTTEFDLMVAEGRRAYEIIGSKTVLKIPATAIGFQVTAKLSSEISCAVTAIYSAAQTVIAKECGAKYAIAYVNRATKLLGDGLALVKQMSQLLEGSETEILAASLKSPEEAASALLAGAHHLTLPLPILAAMTTHELSEQTVTEFNEKGMGIK; encoded by the coding sequence ATGCTTTATCTTGACTCTGCCATTATCAAAGAAGCTCAAACCATTATCCCTTGGGGATGGGTAAAAGGAATCACTACTAATCCTACTCTATTAGCCAAAAGTGAGTTATCCCCTGAAGATACCCTAAAACAACTCGCTCAAATCAGTCCAGGAGAACTATATTATCAATTGACAACAACTGAGTTTGACTTAATGGTAGCTGAAGGTAGACGAGCTTACGAAATAATTGGTTCTAAAACCGTCTTAAAAATTCCTGCAACTGCCATCGGGTTTCAAGTTACAGCTAAACTTTCTAGTGAGATTTCTTGCGCTGTAACCGCTATTTATAGTGCAGCACAAACCGTTATTGCTAAAGAATGCGGGGCCAAATATGCTATTGCTTATGTTAATCGAGCTACCAAACTTTTAGGGGATGGGTTAGCCTTAGTTAAACAAATGTCACAGTTACTCGAAGGCAGTGAGACAGAAATTTTAGCTGCTAGTTTGAAATCCCCAGAAGAAGCGGCTTCTGCCTTGTTAGCAGGGGCCCATCATTTAACTTTACCCTTACCTATTTTAGCCGCTATGACAACTCATGAATTATCTGAACAAACAGTCACTGAATTTAATGAAAAAGGTATGGGAATTAAGTAA
- a CDS encoding serine O-acetyltransferase yields the protein MKQFIRQIFFFLGILMMSPLLIPFLLTDQKEIIIADVERWRECLSWEKRTIYIQLLALLKEASEFRNLYYFRLFKGNFSGRFWMYLLKIIYRDCPYFFLDNSCNIGPGLFIQHGFSTIIMADIGANCWINQQVTIGYKDKTGRPNIGNNVRITAGAKVIGNIKIGDNVTVGANAVVIKNVPDNCIVVGVPAYIIKRDGVKVKEEL from the coding sequence ATGAAACAGTTTATTAGACAAATTTTCTTTTTTTTAGGAATTTTGATGATGTCTCCTCTATTAATTCCTTTTTTATTAACAGATCAAAAAGAGATTATTATTGCTGATGTAGAAAGATGGAGAGAATGTTTATCTTGGGAAAAAAGAACTATTTATATTCAATTATTAGCTCTTTTAAAAGAAGCATCAGAATTTCGTAATCTTTATTATTTTAGACTATTTAAAGGTAATTTTAGCGGTAGATTTTGGATGTATTTATTAAAAATAATCTATCGAGACTGTCCCTATTTCTTTTTAGATAATAGTTGTAATATTGGGCCAGGTTTATTTATTCAACATGGATTTAGCACAATTATTATGGCAGATATAGGCGCAAATTGTTGGATTAATCAACAAGTAACCATTGGTTATAAGGATAAAACAGGACGACCGAATATTGGTAATAATGTTAGAATTACAGCCGGAGCTAAGGTAATTGGTAATATTAAAATAGGAGATAATGTAACAGTAGGAGCAAATGCTGTTGTTATTAAAAATGTACCCGATAATTGTATTGTTGTAGGAGTTCCTGCTTATATTATTAAACGAGATGGAGTCAAAGTTAAAGAAGAATTATAA
- the trmL gene encoding tRNA (uridine(34)/cytosine(34)/5-carboxymethylaminomethyluridine(34)-2'-O)-methyltransferase TrmL: protein MVRVVLVNPQIPPNTGNIARTCAATGTELHLVAPLGFELSDRYLKRAGLDYWPQVKLHYHGDVEEFIKHCQQRGGRLLGFSVRGKDCYTKFSFQEGDWLLFGSETEGLPQSLLTACDNTLYIPITNPNIRSLNLSVSVGIGLFEALRQLPNLG from the coding sequence ATGGTTAGAGTTGTTTTAGTTAACCCCCAAATACCCCCAAATACAGGAAATATTGCCCGAACTTGTGCTGCAACTGGCACAGAATTGCACTTAGTCGCACCATTAGGCTTTGAATTAAGCGATCGCTACCTCAAACGAGCCGGATTAGATTATTGGCCCCAGGTAAAACTCCACTATCATGGGGATGTAGAAGAATTTATCAAGCATTGTCAACAGCGAGGGGGAAGGTTACTAGGATTTAGTGTCAGAGGTAAGGATTGTTATACAAAATTCAGCTTTCAAGAGGGAGATTGGCTCTTATTTGGCTCTGAGACAGAAGGATTACCCCAATCTCTCTTAACTGCTTGTGATAATACCCTTTATATTCCTATTACTAATCCAAATATTCGCAGTTTAAATTTATCTGTTAGCGTGGGCATTGGTTTATTTGAAGCCCTGAGACAGTTGCCCAATCTAGGTTAG
- a CDS encoding DUF2973 domain-containing protein, with translation MLHLIYIVAFTIIAFLAVSNLIRSLITVSMDSQRNYSNRGGSSPNRGINSLNIHPELLDERGRPINEPLLVMRSVSVEDARQKLDALYNSSPNKPQEKEE, from the coding sequence ATGTTACATCTAATTTACATTGTGGCATTCACAATCATTGCTTTTTTAGCTGTCAGTAATCTCATTCGTAGTTTAATTACAGTGAGTATGGACTCTCAACGAAACTATTCTAACCGGGGTGGGTCTTCACCCAACAGAGGGATAAATTCTCTTAACATTCATCCAGAATTATTAGATGAAAGAGGAAGACCAATTAATGAACCTTTATTAGTAATGCGTTCTGTTAGTGTAGAAGATGCCAGACAAAAACTAGATGCTTTATATAATTCTTCTCCCAATAAACCTCAAGAAAAGGAAGAATAA
- a CDS encoding peptidoglycan DD-metalloendopeptidase family protein — protein sequence MSSCLADCTIAPVESISEEAQDKQTIQDSYGRVRRSAAMIGLAISMSATGMLLAQSKAAMAADTISANPSIATLPASSDADQVSSLSQEAPLALHKVQQGESINQLAQEYQVEPQAIANSNQISVTTALMPGQTIRIPAVEKLVAPVRQIVANAPQSEAIASKPLNTSLDHLRETRKRLKESLAELKTEKSNPHIESASNVSDVSQSLNPVEVAPQDRTVVAQNIVTEAIEIPVYPAETEKRVISSPSRSSRVKPSTTVIKSSESNLRANASSLAPSEVQESSPITSSLPELPSVPPANSQKTARADFEQPISIPVVPSQTPINSAESSAFNTSPSPQEIDVNSEPSSFREPAVIRQPRVIAPVSQKFYQIKPGDTLNSIARRHGLSSAELIRANGITNPNKIKVYQSLVIPQRGSFAQAQRTPSRLTPLGRPLSSFNTVSEGPTSRFEDNRLPQQQTNTLEISVSAAPDSYTEKLRRDMANLEQDYGQNPQSIAIEVNPDAQDNSTDTVVGESLNPEWDSDRQRQSTFAQPTRRTTRQLPSAPPQIIGTAPSDAQEYNEAFQIPVGTNVGPDLPPLSSPDNYLPNGPMQFTGYIWPTKGVLTSGYGRRWGRMHRGIDIAAPIGTPIMAAAPGEVISAGWNSGGYGNLVKIRHADGSVTLYAHNSRILVRRGQMVEQGEQISLMGSTGRSTGPHLHFEVHPGGSGAVNPIAFLPKDRGS from the coding sequence ATTTCCTCTTGTCTCGCCGACTGTACTATTGCACCAGTAGAGTCCATTTCAGAGGAAGCGCAAGATAAACAGACAATTCAGGACAGTTATGGTCGGGTGCGTCGTTCTGCAGCCATGATTGGACTAGCCATTTCCATGAGTGCTACGGGAATGTTGTTAGCCCAAAGTAAAGCAGCAATGGCAGCCGATACCATCTCAGCTAATCCATCAATTGCGACCCTTCCTGCTTCGTCTGATGCTGACCAAGTGTCGAGTCTGAGTCAGGAAGCTCCTTTAGCTCTCCATAAAGTTCAACAGGGAGAGTCTATTAACCAATTAGCCCAAGAATATCAGGTAGAACCCCAGGCGATCGCCAACAGCAATCAGATATCTGTGACAACAGCTTTAATGCCAGGGCAAACCATTAGAATTCCTGCGGTTGAGAAGTTAGTGGCCCCAGTTCGACAAATTGTAGCCAATGCTCCTCAATCTGAGGCTATTGCGTCAAAACCCCTCAATACATCTCTCGATCATTTACGAGAAACTCGCAAGCGTCTAAAAGAGAGCCTAGCGGAGCTTAAGACAGAAAAATCTAACCCTCATATTGAGTCAGCGAGCAATGTATCTGATGTGAGTCAATCCTTAAATCCTGTAGAAGTGGCTCCTCAAGATAGAACAGTAGTCGCCCAGAATATTGTCACTGAGGCCATTGAAATCCCCGTCTATCCGGCGGAAACTGAAAAACGAGTTATTTCCAGCCCTTCTCGTTCCTCAAGAGTTAAACCCTCTACAACGGTTATTAAATCTTCAGAATCGAATCTGAGAGCAAATGCTTCTTCTCTAGCTCCTTCCGAGGTACAAGAGTCGAGTCCAATTACCTCCTCTTTGCCTGAATTACCCTCAGTTCCTCCGGCAAATTCGCAAAAAACCGCCAGAGCAGACTTTGAGCAACCTATTTCTATTCCGGTGGTTCCCTCCCAAACACCGATTAATTCTGCTGAGTCATCGGCTTTTAATACTTCTCCTTCGCCTCAAGAAATTGATGTCAATTCTGAGCCGTCCTCATTTAGAGAACCTGCAGTTATTCGTCAACCTAGAGTAATTGCACCTGTTAGCCAAAAATTCTATCAAATCAAGCCTGGAGATACTCTTAACAGTATCGCCCGTCGTCATGGGTTGTCTTCGGCTGAACTAATTCGCGCTAACGGTATCACCAATCCGAATAAGATTAAAGTTTATCAAAGTTTGGTGATTCCTCAGCGTGGCTCTTTTGCTCAAGCTCAACGAACTCCCTCCCGGTTAACTCCTTTAGGCAGACCCTTAAGTTCTTTTAATACGGTCAGTGAGGGCCCCACCAGTCGTTTTGAAGACAACCGTCTCCCTCAACAGCAGACTAACACTCTTGAAATTTCCGTTAGTGCGGCCCCTGACTCCTACACGGAAAAACTCAGAAGGGATATGGCTAATCTTGAGCAAGATTATGGTCAAAATCCTCAATCTATAGCTATTGAGGTTAATCCTGATGCTCAAGACAATTCCACTGATACAGTAGTGGGGGAATCCTTAAATCCTGAATGGGATAGCGATCGCCAACGTCAATCGACATTTGCTCAACCTACCCGTCGGACTACACGACAGTTACCCTCAGCACCACCTCAAATAATTGGGACTGCTCCAAGTGATGCTCAAGAGTATAATGAGGCGTTCCAAATTCCTGTCGGTACTAACGTTGGGCCTGATTTACCCCCGTTATCCTCTCCTGATAATTATTTACCGAATGGCCCCATGCAGTTTACGGGCTATATTTGGCCCACTAAAGGGGTGCTTACTTCTGGATATGGTCGCCGTTGGGGCAGAATGCACAGAGGCATTGATATTGCGGCTCCTATCGGCACACCAATCATGGCAGCGGCCCCAGGTGAGGTCATCTCGGCGGGATGGAATTCGGGTGGTTATGGCAATTTGGTTAAAATCCGTCATGCTGACGGAAGTGTCACCCTTTATGCCCACAATAGCCGCATTTTAGTTCGTCGTGGACAAATGGTAGAGCAAGGTGAACAAATTTCTCTAATGGGAAGTACCGGACGCAGTACCGGCCCTCATTTACATTTTGAGGTTCATCCTGGTGGCAGTGGAGCGGTCAATCCGATTGCCTTTTTGCCTAAAGACCGAGGTTCGTGA
- a CDS encoding PAP/fibrillin family protein has translation MNIPETVNLKQKLLTTIEKLKTPGQIKRGSPLTNVKLNDKVAKEIEYLTQCVEAKNPNLYPLLYAVNLLDGIWKLEYSTSREIRALTSLKYGFQVGAVYQVIDLKTKSFFNQAFVQHSLRLLSGNVLVTATFEPAKENGCPLPNQKLNINFDKRYLSIEKIGQIPTPKLSPFKVVPARNPPQRIPTFNITYLDENLRIGRGGDGGLYILSKV, from the coding sequence ATGAATATTCCCGAAACTGTTAATCTTAAACAAAAACTTCTCACCACTATTGAAAAACTTAAAACCCCTGGTCAAATTAAACGGGGTTCCCCTCTTACCAATGTTAAATTAAATGATAAAGTAGCTAAAGAAATTGAATATTTAACCCAATGTGTAGAAGCAAAAAATCCTAATTTATATCCCTTACTCTATGCAGTTAATCTATTAGATGGTATTTGGAAATTAGAATACTCTACTTCTAGAGAAATTCGTGCTTTAACTTCTCTTAAATATGGCTTTCAAGTGGGGGCAGTTTATCAAGTTATTGACCTCAAAACTAAATCTTTTTTTAATCAAGCTTTTGTACAACATAGTTTAAGATTACTTTCAGGTAATGTCTTAGTTACCGCTACTTTTGAACCTGCTAAAGAGAATGGTTGTCCCCTCCCTAATCAAAAACTTAATATTAATTTTGATAAACGTTACTTATCCATTGAAAAAATTGGTCAAATTCCTACTCCTAAACTCTCTCCTTTTAAAGTAGTTCCGGCCCGTAATCCTCCCCAAAGAATTCCTACTTTTAATATTACTTATCTTGATGAAAATTTACGCATTGGACGAGGAGGAGACGGTGGTTTATACATTTTATCTAAAGTTTAG
- the gshA gene encoding glutamate--cysteine ligase: MRLSKGVEVEMYTGTPQGKIVGLSDRITKDLDGFVREPDNRNVEYTTAPLSSYDRLLCALVRPRRNLRQYLQKIGNYTLIPGSTLSLGDSRQFYRSDPQNPYHTYIEKTYGTKVVTASVHLNVGISDPEILMRACRLVRVEAPLYLALSASSPFLDGEITGSHSTRWHLFPKTPKHVPLFESHSHFIQWTEEQLVLQTMQNVRHLWVSVRPNGDNRPYNLNRLELRICDLIVDPIALLSVIALLEARLLQLIHQPDLDPLQQSQLSSEELLEISDRNEISAAMSSLGATLHHWQDGREILAQDWIEELYQEVWPFAKQAGFSCFLSPLKKILRQGNLAQQWLRQYEMAQDIPSIITQEIDKVAQLEEDLEDKLCESLLAA, from the coding sequence ATACGATTATCAAAAGGCGTTGAAGTAGAAATGTATACAGGAACCCCTCAAGGAAAGATTGTAGGGTTATCTGATCGTATCACCAAAGACTTGGACGGATTTGTCAGAGAACCCGATAATCGCAACGTTGAATATACAACAGCCCCCCTATCTTCTTATGATCGTCTATTGTGCGCCCTAGTGCGTCCTAGACGCAATTTAAGACAGTATTTACAAAAAATTGGCAATTATACCCTAATACCGGGAAGTACCCTCTCTTTGGGCGATAGCCGTCAATTTTATCGTTCCGATCCCCAAAATCCTTATCATACTTATATTGAAAAAACTTACGGCACTAAGGTAGTTACTGCAAGTGTTCATCTTAATGTTGGTATTAGTGATCCCGAAATTTTAATGAGGGCTTGCAGATTAGTACGAGTGGAAGCTCCTTTATATCTAGCTTTGAGTGCATCTTCTCCCTTTTTAGATGGAGAAATAACCGGATCTCATTCTACCCGTTGGCATTTATTTCCCAAAACCCCTAAGCATGTTCCTCTGTTTGAGAGTCATTCTCATTTTATCCAATGGACAGAAGAACAGTTAGTGCTACAAACCATGCAAAATGTGCGCCATTTGTGGGTATCTGTCCGTCCTAATGGAGATAATCGTCCTTATAATCTCAATCGCTTAGAATTGAGAATATGTGACCTAATTGTAGACCCCATTGCCTTATTATCGGTTATTGCCTTATTAGAAGCTCGTTTATTACAATTAATTCATCAGCCCGATCTTGATCCTTTACAACAGAGTCAGTTATCCTCTGAAGAATTGTTAGAAATAAGCGATCGCAATGAAATTTCTGCAGCCATGTCTAGTTTAGGAGCAACTCTCCATCATTGGCAAGATGGTCGAGAAATTTTAGCTCAAGATTGGATAGAAGAACTGTATCAAGAAGTGTGGCCTTTTGCTAAACAAGCAGGTTTTAGTTGTTTTCTCAGTCCCCTGAAAAAGATTTTACGACAAGGGAATCTTGCTCAACAGTGGTTGAGACAATATGAGATGGCTCAGGATATCCCCTCTATTATAACTCAAGAAATCGACAAAGTTGCTCAACTCGAAGAAGACTTAGAAGACAAATTATGTGAGTCTCTCTTAGCAGCATAA
- a CDS encoding glycosyltransferase, producing the protein MLNSTEQLATQSSFFPQVSVIIPIYNGEEDLSDLINCLRSQTYPNSKIEYLLVNNNSNDNTSKILGENVIEMTEIGINLKVLNENKIQSSYAARNQGIRHATGEILAFTDADCRPIPNWIEELVKPFMDEKVGIVVGELTALPGESLWEKYAERYEVMSQKFLLEHPFLPYGQTANLGIRYKIFQEVGLFRPYLTTGGDADICWRIQQKTNWKIGVSPQAIIRHRHRSSLKEFQSQFRRYGCSNRYLHDLYDVNLMPEFTIKEASYRLGSWLFKDIPKNMIKLIMGKATPLDLIKTPIDLIRFQARSQGQKEAQLPENAKEIEWLSN; encoded by the coding sequence ATGTTAAATTCAACAGAACAGTTAGCAACTCAATCATCTTTTTTTCCTCAAGTATCCGTCATCATTCCTATTTATAACGGTGAGGAAGATTTATCCGATTTAATTAATTGTCTGCGATCGCAAACTTATCCTAACAGTAAAATTGAGTATCTTTTAGTTAATAATAATAGCAATGATAACACATCTAAGATATTAGGAGAAAATGTTATTGAGATGACAGAAATAGGAATTAATCTAAAAGTATTAAATGAGAATAAAATTCAAAGTTCTTATGCGGCCCGTAACCAAGGGATTCGTCATGCAACTGGGGAAATTTTAGCCTTTACGGATGCTGATTGTCGTCCCATACCTAATTGGATAGAAGAATTAGTTAAACCTTTTATGGACGAAAAAGTAGGGATTGTGGTAGGAGAATTAACCGCATTGCCAGGAGAAAGTTTATGGGAAAAATATGCTGAACGTTACGAAGTAATGTCACAAAAATTTCTTTTAGAACATCCTTTTCTTCCCTATGGACAAACAGCTAATTTAGGAATTCGTTACAAAATTTTTCAAGAAGTTGGGTTATTTCGTCCTTATTTAACGACGGGTGGGGATGCCGATATTTGTTGGCGAATTCAACAAAAGACTAACTGGAAAATTGGGGTTTCTCCTCAAGCTATTATTCGTCATCGTCATCGTTCTAGCTTAAAAGAATTTCAAAGTCAATTTAGACGTTATGGTTGTTCTAATCGTTATTTACATGACTTATATGATGTAAATTTAATGCCAGAATTTACTATAAAAGAAGCTAGTTATCGTTTAGGTAGTTGGTTATTTAAAGATATACCGAAAAACATGATTAAATTAATAATGGGAAAAGCTACCCCTTTAGATTTAATTAAAACTCCTATTGATTTAATCAGATTTCAAGCAAGAAGTCAAGGACAAAAAGAAGCACAACTTCCTGAAAATGCTAAAGAAATTGAGTGGTTATCAAATTAA